The Caretta caretta isolate rCarCar2 chromosome 10, rCarCar1.hap1, whole genome shotgun sequence genome has a window encoding:
- the NHLRC4 gene encoding NHL-repeat-containing protein 4: MWEATGEQQISGRKSSPRTQQNKEEKLAMDYTLEATWRKEKLLKTVYTLQMKSDTTLQKASPLLSNHHGMGMVTEHQVHQLAEKAKVICHDLDNIRNLLHYRQNDLVQQIPNPNGCRYGGPSGIHCSLDGSIYVTSENAPWVHILTRSGQTLQSLPCVEQGKESESFLPEDVTVTRAGMVAVTDMMNGTIHIFNHHSKFSKGEWIKIGKVDSPRGIGVDSTGRILVADYTQGKVHSFALDHAFRIQNTHSVSNLRGPRYVCLARDGGFIVSEECGDVKLFNSNHKLVGSLGCRYGHQFGNPAGVCADVEGNIIVADEQHRAVHLFPKSGSPICLVSKGLRKPAGVACSNSGLLLVADSGDNCVNVFKYRVRPPYSSDNPWVASDSPKPSPRKGSTILH; the protein is encoded by the exons ATGTGGGAAGCAACAGGGGAGCAGCAAATCAGTGGGAGGAAAAGCTCTCCACGCACACAGCAGAACAAG GAAGAGAAACTAGCCATGGACTATACTCTGGAGGCCACCTGGAGGAAGGAGAAACTTCTGAAGACTGTTTACACGCTCCAAATGAAATCAGACACTACACTCCAGAAGGCAAGCCCACTTCTGAGCAACCATCATGGGATGGGCATGGTGACAGAACATCAAGTCCACCAGCTGGCTGAGAAGGCAAAGGTCATCTGCCACGACCTGGACAACATCAGAAACCTCCTCCACTACCGACAAAATGACCTGGTTCAGCAGATCCCCAACCCCAATGGCTGCCGCTATGGGGGACCAAGTGGAATCCATTGCTCGCTGGATGGCTCTATCTATGTGACTAGTGAGAATGCACCCTGGGTCCACATCCTCACTCGCTCGGGTCAGACTTTGCAGTCCTTACCATGTGTGGAACAGGGAAAGGAAAGTGAATCCTTTTTGCCAGAAGATGTGACTGTGACTCGGGCAGGGATGGTAGCTGTAACGGACATGATGAATGGGACCATCCACATCTTCAACCATCACTCCAAATTTTCCAAAGGGGAGTGGATCAAAATCGGGAAGGTTGATTCTCCCAGGGGTATTGGAGTGGACTCCACAGGAAGGATCCTGGTAGCAGACTACACTCAGGGCAAAGTCCACAGTTTTGCTCTGGACCATGCCTTCAGGATACAGAATACCCACTCCGTCTCCAACCTGCGTGGACCCCGCTATGTCTGCTTGGCACGTGATGGCGGGTTCATTGTGAGCGAGGAATGTGGTGACGTGAAGCTCTTCAATAGCAACCATAAGCTGGTGGGCTCCCTTGGCTGCAGATACGGGCACCAGTTTGGCAACCCAGCTGGGGTCTGTGCCGACGTAGAAGGCAACATAATTGTGGCAGATGAACAGCACCGAGCAGTCCACCTGTTCCCCAAGAGCGGGTCTCCCATCTGCCTGGTTTCTAAGGGGCTGCGGAAGCCTGCAGGAGTGGCTTGTTCCAACTCTGGGCTGCTTTTAGTAGCAGACTCTGGGGATAATTGTGTCAACGTCTTTAAATACCGTGTGAGACCCCCCTATAGTTCCGATAATCCTTGGGTGGCCAGTGACAGTCCAAAGCCAAGTCCTAGAAAGGGCTCAACGATTCTGCATTGA